A single Providencia manganoxydans DNA region contains:
- a CDS encoding lactate oxidase gives MKKLVAPLLASLFFVGNAYGEMTQASTQEKPLNIINLYELADEVSKNMDKGAFGYIRGGAEDELVLENNRRSFNQKFILPRVMQNIETSDIDLSTQLFGIPLKTPIIQSPMAAQGLAHQDGELASAKGMAKAGSIFSLSTYSNKTIEEVAKVAGENPFFFQFYLNKNTEFNAFILNYAKQNGAKAIILTVDSTVAGYREDDVRNNFNYPGKFANLEAFEKYQRGKQQLTPSEVLVEAKQALVFSDIQYVKQLSGLPVIVKGIQSPVDAHHAIKAGADAIWVSNHGGRQLDSGPASFDMLPAIAKMVNKRVPIIFDSGVRRGSHVFKALASGADIVAVGRPILYGLHLGGAEGVNSVIEHLNKELRINMQLGGVKDIEQIQRTVLYTQTELETRFLQ, from the coding sequence ATGAAAAAATTAGTTGCCCCTTTATTAGCTTCACTGTTTTTCGTTGGCAATGCATATGGGGAAATGACTCAAGCTAGTACACAAGAAAAACCATTAAATATTATTAATTTGTATGAGTTGGCTGACGAGGTATCAAAAAACATGGATAAAGGTGCTTTTGGATATATTCGTGGTGGTGCTGAAGATGAACTGGTTTTGGAAAACAATAGGCGCAGCTTTAATCAAAAATTTATTTTGCCTCGAGTCATGCAAAATATTGAAACTTCGGATATTGACTTATCAACACAACTGTTCGGGATCCCTTTAAAAACACCTATTATTCAATCTCCTATGGCCGCTCAAGGGTTAGCTCATCAAGATGGTGAACTGGCTAGCGCCAAAGGTATGGCGAAGGCGGGGTCTATTTTCTCATTAAGTACTTATAGCAATAAAACGATTGAAGAAGTGGCCAAGGTTGCAGGAGAAAACCCGTTTTTTTTCCAGTTTTATCTCAATAAAAACACTGAATTTAATGCGTTTATACTGAATTATGCAAAACAAAATGGAGCTAAAGCGATCATTTTGACGGTAGATTCGACAGTTGCAGGTTATCGTGAAGATGATGTGCGTAATAATTTTAACTATCCTGGAAAATTTGCCAACTTAGAAGCATTTGAAAAATATCAGCGGGGTAAACAGCAGCTGACGCCAAGTGAAGTTTTAGTCGAAGCTAAACAAGCATTAGTTTTTTCTGATATTCAATATGTTAAACAGCTTTCAGGATTGCCTGTGATTGTTAAAGGGATCCAATCGCCTGTCGATGCGCATCATGCTATTAAGGCTGGCGCTGATGCTATTTGGGTTTCAAACCATGGTGGTCGCCAGTTAGATAGCGGTCCAGCTTCATTTGATATGCTACCTGCAATTGCAAAAATGGTTAATAAACGGGTACCAATTATATTCGATAGTGGGGTGCGCCGTGGTTCTCATGTATTCAAAGCGCTCGCTAGTGGGGCGGATATCGTTGCAGTAGGAAGGCCGATTTTATATGGTTTGCATTTAGGTGGTGCAGAGGGGGTCAATTCAGTGATAGAGCATCTGAATAAAGAGCTTAGGATTAATATGCAATTAGGTGGCGTAAAGGATATTGAGCAGATACAGCGAACAGTGCTTTATACTCAGACTGAACTGGAAACTCGTTTTCTACAGTAA